One Catenulispora sp. MAP5-51 DNA window includes the following coding sequences:
- a CDS encoding alkaline phosphatase family protein yields the protein MSSKPQGTFRRTLRSGAVITAAVAVLGAGADAAFSIAAPAATAAATAADASTLTQTTSGAVQQGAPVTFAYSVPAGSVNAKNWIGIYKPTDTPGTQGSTSWQYVTAAAGTATFDTHALAAGDWKVYLFYNDGYTVLAGPITLTVTPAAPPVVVPPQPDTGTGPNLIVNGGAEQGEGTLDGVDTNTVPGWKVDGLLNSVAYGATGGEGVADFAKLTTPGPVDRGQNFFAGGGGGVSTGTQTADVKAAAKQIDTGKVTYNLTAWLGGSGTVADTAGVVSTFLDAHGKTLGTATLAPVTPAMRNNTTSLIPEQSLGKIPAGTRSVRTVLTVTGNQPTDRTGHGLGFADDLSLRISAPIAAPAAPKPPTVKVPGYDHVFVVMMENQDYKGIVGNTAQAPYLNSLLPKGANLTDALGETHPSDPNYVALAGGSLFGVTDNTPFTSTVNAQHVGDLVDNAGGSWRGYMENAAQPCDTTAHGAYTIDDLPFYFFNDIKNNPVNCAAHLLPLTQMTTDLKSTATTPTFAWLSADDCDDMEGCGVKAGDTWLANTLPTLFNSPAWKTQRSLLIITWDEDAADGQKNLQNIPTLVLGSQGTVKAGSTDAGRYTHYSVLRTIEAALDLPSLTKNDLYAPAIEGIWNRQDHDDQ from the coding sequence ATGTCTTCCAAGCCCCAGGGCACCTTCCGCAGAACCCTCCGCTCCGGCGCGGTCATCACCGCCGCCGTCGCGGTGCTCGGCGCCGGAGCCGACGCCGCCTTCTCGATCGCGGCCCCGGCCGCCACCGCCGCCGCCACCGCCGCCGACGCCTCGACGCTGACCCAGACCACCTCCGGCGCCGTCCAGCAGGGCGCCCCGGTCACCTTCGCCTACAGCGTCCCGGCCGGGAGCGTGAACGCGAAGAACTGGATCGGCATCTACAAGCCGACCGACACGCCGGGCACTCAGGGCTCGACGAGCTGGCAGTACGTCACGGCCGCCGCCGGCACGGCCACCTTCGACACCCACGCGCTGGCCGCCGGGGACTGGAAGGTCTACCTGTTCTACAACGACGGCTACACCGTCCTGGCCGGCCCGATCACCCTCACCGTGACGCCCGCCGCGCCCCCGGTGGTGGTCCCGCCGCAGCCGGACACCGGCACCGGCCCGAACCTGATCGTCAACGGCGGCGCCGAGCAGGGCGAGGGCACGCTGGACGGCGTCGACACCAACACCGTCCCCGGCTGGAAGGTCGACGGCCTTCTGAACTCCGTCGCCTACGGCGCCACCGGCGGCGAGGGCGTCGCCGACTTCGCGAAGCTGACCACGCCCGGGCCGGTGGACCGCGGGCAGAACTTCTTCGCCGGCGGGGGCGGCGGCGTCAGCACCGGGACCCAGACCGCGGACGTCAAGGCCGCGGCGAAGCAGATCGACACGGGCAAGGTCACCTACAACCTGACCGCGTGGCTCGGCGGCTCCGGCACTGTCGCCGACACCGCCGGCGTGGTCAGCACCTTCCTGGACGCGCACGGCAAGACCCTGGGCACCGCCACGCTCGCCCCGGTCACCCCGGCGATGCGGAACAACACCACGAGCCTGATCCCCGAGCAGTCCCTCGGCAAGATCCCGGCAGGGACCCGCTCGGTCCGCACCGTGCTGACCGTCACCGGCAACCAGCCCACCGACCGCACCGGCCACGGCCTGGGCTTCGCCGACGACCTCTCGCTGCGCATCTCGGCCCCGATCGCGGCCCCGGCCGCGCCCAAGCCGCCGACCGTGAAGGTCCCCGGCTACGACCACGTGTTCGTGGTGATGATGGAGAACCAGGACTACAAGGGCATCGTCGGCAACACCGCGCAGGCTCCCTACCTCAACAGCCTGCTTCCCAAGGGTGCGAACCTCACCGACGCCCTCGGCGAGACCCACCCCTCGGACCCGAACTACGTCGCCCTGGCCGGCGGCAGCCTGTTCGGCGTCACCGACAACACGCCGTTCACCAGCACCGTCAACGCCCAGCACGTCGGCGACCTCGTCGACAACGCCGGCGGCAGCTGGCGCGGCTACATGGAGAACGCCGCGCAGCCCTGCGACACCACGGCCCACGGCGCTTACACCATCGACGACCTGCCGTTCTACTTCTTCAACGACATCAAGAACAACCCGGTCAACTGCGCGGCCCACCTGCTGCCGCTCACCCAGATGACCACCGACCTGAAGTCGACCGCGACCACCCCGACCTTCGCCTGGCTCAGCGCCGACGACTGCGACGACATGGAAGGCTGCGGCGTGAAGGCCGGCGACACCTGGCTCGCCAACACTCTGCCGACCCTCTTCAACTCGCCCGCGTGGAAGACCCAGCGCTCCCTGCTGATCATCACCTGGGACGAGGACGCCGCCGACGGCCAGAAGAACCTGCAGAACATCCCCACGCTGGTGCTGGGATCGCAGGGCACGGTGAAGGCCGGCTCGACCGACGCCGGCCGGTACACGCACTACAGCGTCCTGCGCACCATCGAGGCGGCGCTCGACCTGCCCAGCCTGACGAAGAACGACCTGTACGCCCCGGCCATCGAGGGCATCTGGAACCGCCAGGACCACGACGACCAGTAG
- a CDS encoding muconolactone Delta-isomerase family protein, protein MEYLVTMTTRVPDGTPPQEVDAVRAREAEHTRDLAARGRVLRLWRPPLAPGEWRTIGLFTADDAEDLERTLASMPLRVWRTDEPVALGVHGNDPGPGAVAPATGDDEYLVTFTVRVPDGADAQAVEQMNADEARRARELAQQGNLIRLWTLPVPGQNLGLWQAPDAASMEDVLRSLPMTAGGWLGVETVPLTRHPSDPGGPGGPGGPGGPGDRSGSAT, encoded by the coding sequence ATGGAATACCTCGTCACGATGACCACCCGTGTGCCGGACGGGACGCCGCCGCAGGAGGTGGACGCGGTGCGGGCCCGCGAGGCCGAGCACACGCGCGACCTCGCGGCCCGGGGACGCGTACTGAGGCTGTGGCGCCCGCCGCTGGCACCGGGGGAGTGGCGCACGATCGGGCTGTTCACCGCCGACGACGCGGAGGATCTGGAGCGGACGCTGGCCTCGATGCCGCTGCGGGTCTGGCGCACCGACGAGCCGGTGGCGCTCGGCGTGCACGGCAACGATCCGGGACCCGGCGCCGTGGCTCCGGCGACCGGCGATGACGAGTACCTGGTGACGTTCACCGTGCGCGTGCCCGACGGCGCCGACGCGCAGGCCGTCGAACAGATGAACGCGGACGAGGCCAGGCGCGCGCGGGAGCTGGCGCAGCAGGGGAACCTCATCCGCTTGTGGACGCTACCGGTTCCGGGACAGAACCTCGGGCTGTGGCAGGCCCCTGACGCCGCCTCGATGGAGGATGTGCTGCGGTCGCTACCGATGACGGCGGGCGGCTGGCTCGGTGTCGAGACCGTGCCGCTTACGCGGCATCCGAGCGATCCGGGCGGTCCGGGAGGTCCGGGAGGTCCGGGAGGTCCCGGCGATCGATCCGGTTCTGCCACCTGA
- a CDS encoding EF-hand domain-containing protein — MGQHGKAPEDVEKLFQTFDLDGDGRITAEELKAALAELGEDVTVEDAAERIGTGDTDHDGTISLDEFRALMAG; from the coding sequence ATGGGACAGCACGGCAAGGCGCCCGAAGACGTGGAAAAGCTCTTCCAGACCTTCGACCTGGACGGCGACGGCCGGATCACCGCCGAGGAGCTGAAGGCGGCCCTGGCCGAACTCGGCGAGGACGTCACCGTCGAGGACGCCGCCGAGCGCATCGGCACCGGCGACACCGACCACGACGGCACGATCAGCCTGGACGAGTTCCGGGCCTTGATGGCGGGCTGA
- a CDS encoding DUF4082 domain-containing protein encodes MAASTSRRGLGSRLRARAGVAALAAALAVGGQVGAGAPARADQCPCSVFPSSSTPGTADSGDPYSVVVGVKVTPSDNGRIDGVRFYKASTNGGVHTGSLWTSDGKLLATGTFVNETASGWQTLMFADPVPVREGATYVASYYAPGGHYSYDVGYFLNGPAGQAPITAPADGASGGNGVYTYDGASAFPNLSHNDANYWVDVVYDNAGVPTSAPTVKSTTPAGGASGVTATASVNATFSAPVDPSTMRFSLTDASGAQVPGAVSYNADGTAATFTPGTQLPSRTVFTASVQASDAWGNAMDDPATWKFTTDSTAPAYTCPCSLFDSGSGSGSGTTPEVPDSNDPNSVELGMRFTPAVNGTVTGIRFYKGATNTGVHTGTLWNSSTETSLATGTFSNETADGWQTMTFSTPVAVTAGVVYVASYHAPAGKYAYTTGYFSYPRQSYPLTALASTSSQGNGTYGYGSSPTFPGDSGDGTNYWVDVVFTAS; translated from the coding sequence ATGGCTGCATCCACATCGCGCCGGGGCTTGGGCTCGCGCTTGCGCGCCCGCGCCGGCGTCGCCGCCCTCGCGGCCGCGCTGGCCGTCGGCGGGCAGGTCGGCGCCGGCGCACCGGCGCGGGCGGACCAGTGTCCTTGTTCGGTTTTCCCTTCGTCCTCCACGCCTGGAACCGCTGATTCGGGTGATCCGTACAGCGTGGTGGTCGGAGTGAAGGTGACTCCGTCGGACAACGGGCGGATCGACGGGGTGCGGTTCTACAAGGCGAGCACCAACGGCGGGGTGCATACCGGGTCGCTGTGGACTTCTGATGGGAAGCTGCTGGCCACCGGCACCTTCGTGAATGAGACCGCCAGTGGGTGGCAGACGCTGATGTTCGCCGATCCGGTGCCGGTCAGGGAGGGCGCCACGTATGTTGCGTCGTACTACGCGCCCGGCGGTCATTACTCCTATGACGTCGGCTACTTCCTCAACGGGCCTGCGGGGCAGGCGCCGATCACGGCTCCGGCGGACGGGGCGAGTGGCGGGAACGGCGTCTACACGTATGACGGCGCCTCGGCTTTCCCCAACCTGAGCCACAACGACGCCAACTACTGGGTGGACGTGGTCTACGACAACGCCGGCGTGCCCACCTCGGCGCCGACGGTAAAGAGCACGACGCCTGCCGGCGGCGCGAGCGGCGTCACCGCCACGGCGTCGGTCAACGCGACGTTCTCGGCGCCGGTGGATCCGAGCACTATGCGGTTCAGCCTCACCGATGCTTCCGGCGCCCAGGTGCCTGGCGCTGTGAGCTATAACGCGGATGGCACGGCGGCGACGTTCACGCCGGGAACGCAGTTGCCGTCGCGCACAGTGTTCACCGCTTCGGTTCAAGCGTCGGATGCGTGGGGCAACGCTATGGACGATCCGGCTACGTGGAAGTTCACCACCGACAGTACGGCGCCGGCTTATACGTGCCCTTGTTCGCTGTTCGATAGCGGCTCTGGCTCCGGCTCCGGTACGACACCGGAGGTCCCGGACTCGAACGATCCCAACTCCGTGGAGCTGGGGATGCGCTTCACACCGGCGGTCAACGGAACGGTGACCGGGATCCGGTTCTACAAGGGCGCTACGAACACCGGGGTCCACACCGGAACGCTGTGGAACAGCAGCACCGAGACCAGCTTGGCGACCGGCACGTTCAGCAACGAGACCGCCGACGGGTGGCAGACCATGACGTTCAGCACGCCGGTGGCTGTAACCGCCGGGGTCGTGTACGTGGCGTCGTATCACGCGCCGGCTGGGAAGTACGCCTACACGACCGGGTACTTCAGCTACCCGCGCCAGAGCTACCCGCTGACCGCGCTGGCCAGTACGAGCAGCCAGGGGAACGGGACGTACGGGTACGGGAGTTCGCCGACGTTCCCGGGCGATTCGGGCGACGGGACCAACTATTGGGTGGATGTGGTTTTCACCGCATCGTGA
- a CDS encoding YsnF/AvaK domain-containing protein yields the protein MKTGLFGTSESFVSIREASMVDDRLEVPYAKDMVKNAPNVDVDAGGHGIDWDAAWQQAQVGRDGKMGRADGDGAAGAAGMAGGAAMGAAAGKTSGTTTGTGTAPNTSKAAADARARTDGEAMIRSEERMHVTTERQQAGHARLRKYVVTEQQEQTVPVRHEEVRVEREPITDADRQGGKALSKGAEERRSRVR from the coding sequence GTGAAGACCGGCCTGTTCGGCACCAGCGAGTCCTTCGTGTCGATCCGCGAGGCCTCGATGGTCGACGACCGCCTCGAGGTGCCCTACGCCAAGGACATGGTGAAGAACGCGCCCAACGTCGACGTCGACGCGGGCGGCCACGGCATCGACTGGGATGCCGCCTGGCAGCAGGCGCAGGTCGGCAGGGACGGGAAGATGGGGCGCGCCGACGGCGACGGTGCCGCTGGGGCTGCCGGTATGGCCGGTGGCGCTGCCATGGGTGCCGCGGCCGGCAAGACCTCCGGCACCACCACAGGCACAGGTACCGCGCCCAACACCAGCAAGGCAGCGGCCGACGCCCGAGCCCGAACTGACGGCGAAGCCATGATCCGCTCCGAGGAGCGGATGCACGTCACCACCGAACGCCAGCAGGCAGGCCACGCGCGCCTGCGCAAGTACGTGGTCACCGAGCAGCAGGAACAGACCGTCCCGGTCCGGCATGAGGAGGTCCGTGTCGAGCGCGAACCGATCACCGACGCCGACCGACAAGGAGGCAAAGCGCTAAGTAAAGGAGCTGAGGAACGGCGCAGCAGGGTTCGCTGA
- a CDS encoding hemolysin family protein has product MNSAWALVISAFLLAGNAFFVAAEFALVTSKRHRLEAAAAEGSRAARVAVAGTRELSLMLAGTQLGITLCTLGLGALAEPAVAHLLDPVFKATGLPEDVAYGIAFAGSLMLVVFLHMVVGEMAPKSWSITHPERSAALVALPFRAFTQLVRWPLVALNAMTNGLLRLLKVEPQSELAEAHTPEDLRMLVRQSAEHGLIPPVQQRLLARVLHLQNTLLSEVMIPWADTVTVAHDATASTVEDRSRATGHSRFPVTGPDDHPIGLVHVREAVRATTDGRDPDVGELAGDALTLRADQTGADAVTEMRRNRSQLALVADGDGEGGGEGGGIVGIVALEDLLEELIGEFQDETDQS; this is encoded by the coding sequence GTGAACAGTGCCTGGGCCCTGGTCATCTCCGCCTTCCTGCTCGCCGGCAACGCCTTCTTCGTCGCCGCCGAGTTCGCCCTGGTCACCAGCAAGCGGCACCGGCTGGAGGCGGCGGCCGCCGAGGGCAGCCGCGCGGCCCGCGTCGCGGTGGCCGGCACCCGCGAGCTGTCGCTGATGCTGGCCGGCACCCAGCTGGGCATCACGTTGTGCACCCTCGGCCTGGGCGCCCTGGCCGAACCCGCGGTCGCGCACCTGCTGGACCCGGTGTTCAAGGCGACCGGCCTGCCCGAGGACGTGGCGTACGGCATCGCGTTCGCCGGCAGCCTGATGCTGGTGGTGTTCCTGCACATGGTCGTCGGCGAGATGGCCCCGAAGTCCTGGTCGATCACCCACCCGGAACGCTCCGCAGCCCTGGTCGCACTGCCCTTCCGCGCCTTCACCCAACTGGTCCGCTGGCCCCTGGTCGCCCTGAACGCGATGACGAACGGCCTGCTGCGCCTGCTGAAGGTGGAACCGCAGAGCGAACTGGCCGAGGCCCACACCCCCGAGGATCTGCGCATGCTGGTCCGGCAATCCGCTGAACACGGCCTGATCCCCCCGGTGCAGCAAAGGCTGCTGGCGCGAGTACTGCACCTGCAGAACACCCTGCTGTCCGAGGTGATGATCCCCTGGGCGGACACCGTCACCGTCGCCCACGACGCCACCGCGAGCACCGTGGAGGACCGCAGCCGCGCCACCGGCCACTCCCGCTTCCCCGTCACCGGCCCCGACGACCACCCCATCGGCCTGGTCCACGTCCGCGAAGCCGTCCGCGCGACCACCGACGGCCGCGACCCGGACGTCGGCGAACTCGCCGGCGACGCACTGACGCTGCGCGCGGACCAGACCGGAGCCGACGCGGTCACGGAGATGCGCCGCAACCGCTCCCAGCTGGCGCTGGTGGCCGATGGGGATGGCGAGGGCGGTGGCGAGGGCGGCGGGATCGTGGGGATCGTCGCGTTGGAGGACTTGCTGGAGGAGCTCATCGGGGAGTTCCAGGATGAGACGGACCAGTCTTGA
- a CDS encoding hemolysin family protein, whose product MLTLLGLLAIAVLTAATGYFVAQEFAFIAADRGRLRQLAEKGDAAAERAYEVTGQVSFMLSGAQLGITVTALLVGYVAEPLLGSGLADLLGFTGWSHGARLSLAVVVALAVATVVQMVIGELLPKNLAIARPLDTAKGLAGSTLLYLKVAGPVVRLFDGAAARLVRAAGIEPVEELPQGASEEDLQHIIDESHTQGLLDTELSRLLDRALDFRGLTAGQAMTPRVDVHTLSADAPVSRAVELLVTGNSRFPVTGQSLDDLLGVVGLTEVLAVPAAERATTAVRRVCSPVPMVPEHLPLPELLERLRSEHRQLACVIDEFGGFAGVVTLEDVTEELVGEIWDEDDINDAVIQQRPDGVWMVPARMRIDEVADTTGIPLPAGEHYTTMSGLVLHRLGRTARIGDEVELTVRAPYTEDGPSMLSVLIHIAAVARQVPATVLITARAVEGSQGAQDSQGSKGAQDPQDPQDSQGSQGSQGPEGEEAP is encoded by the coding sequence ATGCTGACTCTCCTCGGCCTGCTGGCGATCGCGGTGCTCACCGCGGCCACCGGCTACTTCGTGGCGCAGGAGTTCGCCTTCATCGCGGCGGACCGGGGACGGCTGCGGCAGCTCGCCGAGAAGGGCGACGCCGCGGCCGAGCGGGCCTACGAGGTCACCGGGCAGGTGTCGTTCATGCTCTCCGGGGCCCAGCTCGGGATCACGGTGACCGCGCTGCTGGTCGGCTACGTCGCCGAGCCGCTGCTCGGCTCCGGGCTGGCCGACCTGCTGGGGTTCACCGGGTGGTCGCACGGCGCGCGGCTGTCGCTGGCGGTCGTGGTGGCGCTGGCGGTGGCCACCGTGGTGCAGATGGTGATCGGCGAGCTCCTGCCCAAGAACCTGGCCATCGCCAGGCCGCTGGACACCGCCAAGGGACTCGCCGGCTCCACCCTGCTCTACCTGAAGGTCGCAGGTCCCGTCGTGCGGCTGTTCGACGGCGCCGCCGCCCGGCTCGTCCGCGCGGCCGGCATCGAGCCGGTCGAGGAACTGCCGCAGGGGGCCAGCGAGGAGGACCTGCAGCACATCATCGACGAGTCCCACACCCAGGGCCTGCTGGACACCGAGCTGTCGCGGCTGCTGGACCGCGCGCTGGACTTCCGAGGGCTGACCGCCGGGCAGGCCATGACGCCGCGGGTGGACGTGCACACCCTGTCCGCCGACGCGCCGGTGTCCCGGGCCGTGGAGCTGCTGGTCACCGGCAACTCCCGGTTCCCGGTGACCGGCCAGAGCCTGGACGACCTGCTCGGCGTGGTCGGACTGACCGAGGTCCTGGCGGTCCCGGCCGCGGAGCGGGCCACCACGGCGGTCCGGCGGGTCTGCTCGCCGGTACCGATGGTGCCCGAACACCTCCCGCTGCCCGAACTGCTGGAACGCCTGCGCTCCGAGCACCGGCAGCTGGCCTGCGTCATCGACGAGTTCGGCGGCTTCGCCGGGGTGGTGACCCTGGAGGACGTCACCGAGGAACTGGTCGGCGAGATCTGGGACGAGGACGACATCAACGACGCCGTGATCCAGCAGCGCCCCGACGGCGTCTGGATGGTCCCGGCCCGGATGCGCATCGACGAGGTCGCCGACACCACCGGGATCCCCCTGCCGGCCGGCGAGCACTACACGACGATGTCGGGACTGGTCCTGCACCGCCTCGGCCGGACCGCACGGATCGGCGACGAGGTGGAGCTGACGGTGCGGGCGCCGTACACCGAGGACGGGCCGAGCATGCTGTCGGTGCTGATCCACATCGCCGCGGTCGCGCGGCAGGTGCCGGCGACCGTGCTGATCACGGCGCGGGCGGTGGAAGGTTCTCAGGGTGCTCAGGACTCGCAGGGCTCTAAGGGCGCCCAGGACCCTCAGGACCCTCAGGACTCGCAGGGCTCTCAGGGCTCTCAGGGTCCCGAAGGCGAGGAGGCCCCGTGA
- a CDS encoding purine nucleoside permease, producing the protein MVRQVRVLVVTMFDTEPEDGHGEAFRWREREGLDTAVAVPGLGPEFPLVHGRADGLWLLTTGMGEANAAASVAALALSGLFDLSQAYVLVAGIAGIDPAVGTVGSVVCADFAVHGGYAHELDAREMPASWPHGFVALGASAPGKPPELRVPGEVYELDAPLRQAAAALGAGVALADDPAVAALRAGYPGAGGQGPEVLCGSSLTQSVFWSGDLLGARARSWVRDYTDRRGRYAVTQMEDNAILLALDRAAQAGLADFARVAVLRAGANFDRPAPGQAAESAFTQDVGWSLAAENVWRVGSRLANEITGDWESWEHGVPAF; encoded by the coding sequence ATGGTCCGGCAGGTGCGGGTGCTGGTGGTGACGATGTTCGACACCGAGCCGGAGGACGGGCACGGCGAGGCGTTCCGGTGGCGGGAGCGCGAGGGCCTGGACACCGCCGTGGCCGTCCCCGGGCTCGGCCCGGAGTTCCCGCTGGTGCACGGCCGCGCCGACGGGCTGTGGCTGCTGACCACCGGGATGGGCGAGGCCAACGCCGCGGCCTCGGTCGCGGCGCTGGCGCTGTCCGGGCTGTTCGACCTCTCACAGGCGTACGTGCTCGTCGCGGGCATCGCCGGGATCGACCCGGCGGTGGGCACGGTCGGGTCGGTGGTCTGCGCCGACTTCGCGGTGCACGGCGGCTACGCCCATGAGCTGGACGCCAGGGAGATGCCCGCGAGCTGGCCGCACGGGTTCGTGGCGCTGGGGGCGAGCGCGCCGGGCAAGCCCCCGGAGCTGCGGGTGCCCGGCGAGGTGTACGAGCTGGACGCCCCCCTGCGGCAGGCCGCCGCCGCCCTCGGCGCGGGCGTGGCGCTGGCCGACGACCCGGCGGTCGCCGCGCTGCGCGCCGGCTATCCCGGCGCCGGAGGTCAGGGCCCTGAGGTGCTGTGCGGGTCGTCGCTGACACAGAGCGTGTTCTGGTCCGGCGACCTGCTCGGCGCGCGGGCCCGGAGCTGGGTGCGCGACTACACCGACCGCCGGGGCCGGTACGCGGTGACGCAGATGGAGGACAACGCGATCCTGCTGGCGCTCGACCGGGCGGCGCAGGCCGGGCTGGCCGACTTCGCGCGTGTGGCGGTGCTGCGCGCCGGGGCGAACTTCGACCGGCCGGCGCCCGGCCAGGCCGCCGAGTCGGCGTTCACGCAGGACGTCGGCTGGTCGCTGGCCGCCGAGAACGTCTGGCGGGTGGGATCGCGGCTCGCCAATGAGATCACCGGGGATTGGGAGTCCTGGGAGCACGGCGTGCCCGCCTTCTGA
- a CDS encoding DUF4349 domain-containing protein, which translates to MRQGARVGRIVAVVAAVLAVGLSAGCGSSKENSSSASNAAAAPMGASGGSGGPAMSGDVAPSPGAPASGQGQSALAKAPVAGRSLVYTATLTVRTKDVASATANAESLATVNGGFVGDEKSQSGTVPDVQGVTQSTVTLRVPSAAFDKVIGQLGTGGTVQDETRSASDVTSQVVDTSSRITAQQAAISRITDLMKNAANMADVVTLEGELSRREADLESMQAQLATLNDQVSLSTITVTFLVPEAPAPTPAVKHRNALQRGLHDGWQAFTATLKVLLVVVGTLLPFAVLVIVLWWPVKRLARLAARVRARLAQPR; encoded by the coding sequence ATGAGACAGGGTGCTCGGGTGGGGCGGATCGTGGCGGTGGTGGCCGCGGTCCTGGCGGTCGGACTCAGTGCCGGCTGCGGAAGCAGCAAAGAGAACAGTTCGTCGGCGTCCAACGCAGCGGCGGCGCCGATGGGTGCAAGCGGCGGAAGCGGCGGGCCCGCGATGTCCGGGGACGTGGCGCCGAGCCCGGGGGCGCCCGCGTCGGGGCAGGGACAGAGCGCGCTGGCCAAGGCGCCGGTGGCCGGGCGCAGCCTGGTCTACACGGCCACGCTGACGGTCCGCACGAAGGACGTCGCGTCCGCCACCGCGAACGCCGAGTCGCTGGCGACGGTCAACGGCGGCTTCGTCGGCGACGAGAAGTCCCAGTCCGGGACCGTGCCGGACGTGCAGGGGGTGACGCAGTCCACGGTGACGCTGCGCGTGCCGTCGGCGGCCTTCGACAAGGTGATCGGTCAACTGGGCACCGGCGGCACCGTGCAGGACGAGACCCGCTCCGCCTCGGACGTCACCTCGCAGGTCGTGGACACCAGCAGCCGGATCACCGCGCAGCAGGCGGCCATCAGCCGGATCACGGACCTGATGAAGAACGCGGCCAACATGGCCGACGTGGTCACGCTCGAAGGCGAGCTGTCGCGGCGCGAGGCGGACCTGGAGTCGATGCAGGCGCAGCTGGCCACGCTGAACGACCAGGTGTCGCTGTCGACGATCACCGTCACGTTCCTGGTGCCGGAGGCGCCGGCGCCGACGCCGGCGGTCAAGCACCGGAACGCGCTGCAGCGCGGCCTGCACGACGGATGGCAGGCGTTCACCGCGACCCTCAAGGTCCTGCTCGTGGTCGTCGGCACGCTGCTGCCGTTCGCGGTGCTGGTGATCGTGCTGTGGTGGCCGGTGAAGCGGTTGGCACGGCTGGCCGCTCGGGTGCGTGCGCGGCTGGCTCAGCCTCGATAA
- a CDS encoding TIM44-like domain-containing protein, protein MRIGRRILVVAAVVALGSPAVAQARGGGGGHGFGGGGGGGGHSGGGGGFHGGGIVAVGGGGGSVAILVLLVIIVLLWLVFRSRKGGSKSGLNTGSDRAAHRSDAAAQQRNTQLEARIENLAQSDPTFALDALKQRTVWLYTTAQRAWTDRDRVVLRQILSPVLYVKWDEELRDYESRGEVNIVRIVSGPTIELVNIANRAGETNDTVTFRITATLDDRVQRAYGGQATRKDNSTRPVEYWTLRKDASGAWIVASIEQAAEGAHHLTDAIETDAWDQKAVARDAVLEVAQNVSVPGAGAEILSLTGISWSTDADAAAGDLSVLDGRFDKAVLEVAVEQFLEEWAMNDGSLDFTPVRTLNRTVMRDAAVGRVEVRSLLSREPIVVRIVVEAEGFYYEVDRRTEEVLLGDAHKRRPFTFSFDLRLDGPTAKGWTVVAADTSLPGSHIAGHRS, encoded by the coding sequence GTGCGTATCGGGCGGCGGATTCTCGTGGTCGCGGCAGTCGTCGCGCTGGGCAGTCCGGCAGTGGCGCAAGCCCGCGGTGGGGGCGGCGGCCACGGGTTCGGCGGCGGTGGGGGCGGCGGCGGTCACAGCGGCGGGGGCGGCGGCTTCCACGGCGGCGGGATCGTGGCGGTCGGCGGGGGCGGCGGATCCGTCGCGATCCTGGTGCTCCTGGTGATCATCGTGCTGCTGTGGCTCGTGTTCCGGTCCCGCAAGGGCGGTTCCAAGAGCGGTCTGAACACCGGGTCGGACAGGGCGGCGCACCGTTCCGACGCCGCGGCCCAGCAGCGCAACACCCAGCTCGAGGCGCGGATCGAGAACCTGGCCCAGAGCGATCCGACCTTCGCCCTGGACGCGCTCAAGCAGCGCACCGTCTGGCTGTACACGACCGCGCAGCGGGCCTGGACCGACCGCGACCGCGTCGTGTTGAGGCAGATCCTGTCCCCGGTGCTGTACGTGAAGTGGGACGAGGAGCTGCGCGACTACGAGTCGCGCGGCGAGGTCAACATCGTGCGGATCGTCTCGGGGCCGACGATCGAGCTGGTCAACATCGCCAACCGGGCCGGGGAGACCAACGACACCGTCACCTTCCGGATCACCGCGACGCTCGACGACCGCGTGCAGCGCGCCTACGGCGGGCAGGCGACGCGCAAGGACAACTCGACCCGCCCGGTCGAGTACTGGACGCTGCGCAAGGACGCCTCCGGCGCCTGGATCGTGGCCTCCATCGAGCAGGCCGCCGAGGGCGCGCACCACCTGACCGACGCCATCGAGACCGACGCCTGGGACCAGAAGGCGGTCGCCCGCGACGCCGTGCTCGAGGTGGCCCAGAACGTCTCGGTCCCGGGGGCCGGCGCCGAGATCCTCTCGCTCACCGGCATCTCCTGGAGCACCGACGCCGACGCCGCGGCCGGCGACCTGAGCGTCCTGGACGGCCGGTTCGACAAGGCGGTCCTGGAGGTCGCGGTCGAGCAGTTCCTCGAGGAATGGGCCATGAACGACGGCAGCCTCGACTTCACCCCGGTGCGCACCCTGAACCGCACGGTCATGCGCGACGCCGCCGTCGGGCGGGTCGAGGTGCGCTCGCTGCTCTCGCGCGAGCCGATCGTGGTGCGCATCGTGGTCGAGGCGGAGGGCTTCTACTACGAGGTCGACCGCCGGACCGAAGAGGTGCTGCTCGGCGACGCGCACAAGCGGCGGCCGTTCACCTTCTCCTTCGACCTGCGCCTCGACGGTCCGACGGCGAAGGGCTGGACGGTCGTCGCGGCCGACACCTCGCTGCCCGGGTCGCACATCGCGGGGCACCGCTCGTAG